From the genome of Streptomyces sp. NBC_00704, one region includes:
- a CDS encoding ABC transporter ATP-binding protein — MTTTLAEAAEAAATTRAAEAAGAAAITATTATTGADGDGRTAANAGAAEPAVRISHVSKSFQGPAGDQLVLDDISLDIAPGEFVTLLGASGCGKSTLLNLVAGLDRPGSGRIDTDGRPALMFQEHALFPWLTAGKNVELALRLRGVPRAERRERAEELLELVRLKGAHGKRVHELSGGMRQRVAMARALAQESRLLLMDEPFAALDAITRDVLHDELTRIWRETRLSVLFVTHNVREAVRLAERVVLLSSRPGRVVRQWTVDIPQPRRIEDAAVAELSVEITGELREEIRRHARH, encoded by the coding sequence ATGACCACCACCCTCGCCGAGGCCGCCGAGGCCGCCGCGACCACCAGAGCCGCCGAGGCCGCCGGGGCCGCCGCGATCACCGCGACCACCGCGACCACCGGGGCCGACGGGGACGGCAGGACCGCCGCGAACGCCGGGGCCGCCGAGCCCGCCGTACGGATCTCGCACGTCTCGAAGTCGTTCCAGGGCCCCGCCGGGGACCAGCTCGTGCTGGACGACATCAGCCTCGACATCGCCCCCGGCGAGTTCGTCACCCTGCTGGGCGCCTCGGGCTGCGGGAAGTCCACCCTGCTGAACCTGGTGGCCGGGCTGGACCGGCCGGGCAGCGGACGCATCGACACCGACGGGCGTCCCGCGCTGATGTTCCAGGAACACGCCCTGTTCCCGTGGCTGACCGCGGGCAAGAACGTCGAACTCGCCCTGCGCCTGCGGGGCGTGCCCAGGGCCGAGCGCCGCGAACGCGCCGAGGAGCTGCTGGAGCTGGTCCGGCTCAAGGGCGCGCACGGCAAGCGGGTGCACGAGCTGTCCGGCGGCATGCGCCAGCGCGTGGCGATGGCCCGCGCGCTCGCACAGGAGAGCCGGCTGCTGCTGATGGACGAGCCGTTCGCGGCCCTCGACGCCATCACCCGGGACGTCCTGCACGACGAACTGACCCGCATCTGGCGCGAGACCCGCCTGTCCGTCCTGTTCGTCACGCACAACGTGCGCGAGGCCGTCCGCCTCGCCGAGCGCGTGGTGCTGCTGTCGTCCCGGCCGGGACGCGTCGTGCGCCAGTGGACGGTGGACATCCCGCAGCCGCGCCGCATCGAGGACGCCGCCGTGGCGGAACTGTCCGTCGAGATCACCGGGGAACTGCGGGAGGAGATCCGCCGCCATGCCCGGCACTGA
- a CDS encoding ABC transporter permease has protein sequence MPGTDTFAKDAGGDLAGLEAGLDALETAPRTRTPIRRVLTGTVLPPVVAVTLVLALWQGLVSFGIVDDPAKLPAPADVWHVLRDAWLKGELLGYIWTSASRGLLGFLLALAIGTPLGLLVARVRFVRAAISPLLSGLQSLPSVAWVPPAVIWLGLNNRMMYAVVLLGAVPSIANGLVSGVDQVPPLFLRAGRTMGATGLRGTWHVTLPAALPGYVAGLQQGWAFSWRSLMAAEIIASFPDLGVGLGQLLENGRNASDTAMVFEAIVLILVVGIAIDLLLFSPLERWVLRSRGLLVRT, from the coding sequence ATGCCCGGCACTGACACCTTCGCCAAGGACGCGGGCGGCGACCTCGCCGGCCTGGAGGCGGGCCTGGACGCACTGGAGACCGCGCCCAGGACGCGCACGCCGATCCGGCGGGTCCTCACCGGCACGGTCCTGCCGCCCGTCGTCGCCGTCACGCTGGTGCTGGCCCTCTGGCAGGGCCTCGTCTCCTTCGGGATCGTCGACGACCCCGCCAAGCTGCCCGCCCCCGCCGACGTGTGGCACGTCCTGCGGGACGCCTGGCTGAAGGGCGAACTCCTCGGCTACATCTGGACGTCCGCCTCCCGCGGCCTGCTCGGCTTCCTGCTCGCCCTCGCCATCGGCACCCCGCTGGGACTGCTGGTGGCCCGGGTGAGGTTCGTCCGCGCCGCGATCAGCCCCCTGCTGTCCGGACTCCAGTCGCTGCCGTCGGTGGCGTGGGTGCCGCCCGCGGTGATCTGGCTGGGCCTGAACAACCGAATGATGTACGCCGTCGTCCTGCTCGGCGCCGTCCCCTCCATCGCCAACGGCCTGGTCTCCGGCGTCGACCAGGTGCCGCCGCTCTTCCTGCGCGCCGGCCGCACCATGGGCGCCACCGGACTGAGGGGCACCTGGCACGTCACCCTGCCCGCCGCGCTGCCCGGATACGTCGCGGGGCTCCAGCAGGGCTGGGCGTTCTCCTGGCGGTCGCTCATGGCCGCCGAGATCATCGCGTCCTTCCCCGATCTCGGCGTCGGCCTCGGCCAGTTGCTGGAGAACGGCCGCAACGCCAGCGACACGGCCATGGTCTTCGAGGCCATCGTGCTCATCCTCGTCGTCGGCATCGCCATCGACCTGCTGCTCTTCAGCCCGCTGGAACGCTGGGTGCTGCGCAGCCGCGGACTGCTCGTGCGCACCTGA
- a CDS encoding ABC transporter ATP-binding protein, with product MTTTGSATAHAPVQKRRILKLFRPYRRSLLSVALLVAASSLVSLVNPFLIREIIDVALPQGRTGLLSLLALGMIVVAAANSSFNVWQTYLSARVGQLVMHDLRTAVYSHLQRMSLAFFTRTRTGEVQSRIANDIGGMQVTVTTTATALVSDVTTVLATVTAMALLDWRLTLASLVVLPGFVWVSRRVGDELRVLTRSRQRQFADLSSNVQESLSVSGIMLGHTMGRSRSLSDAFAAQSRKLTETEVRASTAGLWYQSTIWVVMAAMPAVIYWVAGLTASGGRMAVSIGELVAFATLQQILFRPAQRLLTIGLDIQSSLELFGRIFEYLDLPVDVAEPERPVTPARLRGEVRLRGVGFRYAGAERPTLDGIDVTVPVGRSLAVVGETGSGKTTLSYLIPRLYDATSGAVTIDGVDVRDLSFDTLAAAVGVVSQESYLFHATVADNLRFAKPDATDEELVAAARVAHIHDYLTSLPDGYDTVVGERGYRFSGGEKQRLAIARAILRDPPVLVLDEATSALDTQTERSVQQAIDAASEGRTTITVAHRLSTVRNADEIIVLERGRVAERGTHDELLALGGHYAALVRRDTEMAAV from the coding sequence GTGACCACCACCGGGTCGGCCACTGCCCACGCCCCCGTGCAGAAGCGGCGCATCCTCAAGCTGTTCCGCCCGTACCGCAGAAGCCTGCTGTCCGTCGCGCTCCTGGTCGCGGCCTCGTCGCTGGTCTCCCTCGTCAACCCCTTCCTGATCCGCGAGATCATCGACGTGGCGCTGCCGCAGGGCCGGACCGGACTGCTGTCCCTGCTGGCCCTGGGCATGATCGTCGTCGCGGCCGCGAACAGCTCGTTCAACGTGTGGCAGACGTACCTGTCCGCCCGGGTCGGCCAGCTGGTCATGCACGACCTGCGCACCGCCGTCTACTCCCACCTGCAACGCATGTCGCTGGCCTTCTTCACCCGGACCCGCACCGGCGAGGTCCAGTCCCGCATCGCCAACGACATCGGCGGCATGCAGGTGACCGTGACGACCACCGCGACCGCCCTGGTGTCGGACGTGACGACGGTCCTGGCGACCGTCACCGCCATGGCCCTGCTCGACTGGCGGCTGACGCTGGCGTCGCTGGTCGTCCTGCCGGGCTTCGTCTGGGTGAGCCGCCGCGTCGGCGACGAACTGCGCGTCCTGACCCGCTCGCGGCAGCGCCAGTTCGCCGACCTGTCGTCCAACGTGCAGGAGTCGCTGTCGGTCAGCGGCATCATGCTCGGCCACACCATGGGCCGTTCGCGCTCGCTCAGCGACGCGTTCGCCGCGCAGTCCCGCAAGCTCACCGAGACCGAGGTGCGCGCGAGCACGGCCGGCCTGTGGTACCAGTCGACCATCTGGGTCGTCATGGCGGCCATGCCCGCGGTGATCTACTGGGTGGCGGGACTGACCGCGAGCGGCGGCCGGATGGCCGTCTCCATCGGCGAGCTGGTCGCCTTCGCGACCCTCCAGCAGATCCTGTTCCGGCCCGCGCAGCGGCTGCTGACCATCGGCCTGGACATCCAGAGCTCCCTCGAGCTGTTCGGCCGCATCTTCGAATACCTCGACCTGCCCGTCGACGTCGCCGAACCGGAGCGGCCGGTGACACCGGCGCGGCTGCGCGGCGAGGTGCGGCTGCGCGGCGTCGGCTTCCGCTACGCGGGCGCCGAACGGCCCACGCTGGACGGCATCGACGTCACCGTGCCCGTCGGGCGCAGCCTCGCCGTCGTCGGGGAGACCGGCTCGGGCAAGACGACGCTGAGCTACCTCATCCCGCGCCTGTACGACGCCACCTCGGGCGCCGTCACCATCGACGGCGTCGACGTGCGCGACCTGTCCTTCGACACGCTCGCCGCCGCGGTCGGCGTCGTCTCCCAGGAGTCGTACCTCTTCCACGCCACGGTCGCCGACAACCTGCGGTTCGCCAAGCCCGACGCCACGGACGAGGAACTGGTCGCGGCGGCGCGGGTGGCGCACATCCACGACTACCTGACGTCCCTGCCCGACGGCTACGACACGGTGGTCGGCGAGCGCGGATATCGGTTCTCCGGCGGCGAGAAGCAGCGGCTGGCGATCGCCCGCGCCATTCTGCGCGACCCGCCGGTCCTCGTCCTCGACGAGGCCACCAGCGCGCTGGACACCCAGACCGAGCGCTCCGTCCAGCAGGCCATCGACGCGGCGAGCGAGGGCCGCACCACCATCACCGTCGCGCACCGGCTGTCGACGGTCCGCAACGCCGACGAGATCATCGTGCTGGAGCGCGGGCGCGTCGCCGAACGCGGCACGCACGACGAGCTGCTCGCCCTCGGCGGCCACTACGCGGCGCTCGTCCGCCGGGACACCGAGATGGCGGCCGTGTAG
- a CDS encoding multicopper oxidase family protein produces the protein METASAGTPDPSFLKRRTLLRGGALAGLGALVPAYTVLAAPDAPGAGTGGAEPSADGLMLTKFKDPLRIPPVLRPVARGGHDELTVRMRTADVRVHSELPPVPMWTYEGSHPGPTVEAVRGRRLRVAWENHLTGSIPVTAVDFGRPGGPSPDPLTNYPGTEGCQEVPGVAGLQPWAAVHLHGMLTGGGNDGWMENLTGPGDVQLSAYPNDQPATTLWYHDHTHHVSRFSVYAGLAGLFVCRDEEERALGLPRGRHEVPLVLADRNFALDDSGALTGRLVHKVEMVGTKLMRVHAAPYTLVNGVIWPYLEVEPRWYRFRIVNTANSRIYRLMLLADGRPVPGAFHVIGTDQGLIDKPLPVDGALNLSSGERADVLVDFSAFRGRSLKLVNTMDGVPPGASSPRNDLLEPDVMQFRVAGRGSAGRFTPPAVLSSTFERPTHHDLPHDSAPRWVVLAGPGSANMPELWEMEEVPESEAAGLTLPAAGIVQVEDAAGSVTTLRRTAMGYDDGRAFTVAHGGTEIWKYLNLAASPHPMHIHLAHFHVLSRETYDVTGFDRTVRGSARPVAYLGAAELEPHERGVKDVVRVGTAGQIRPGPNGTPGELVTVAVRFPVVGRGVHHCHMLEHEQHMTRPLVVAPAGPGHAGGHAEGHAEGHH, from the coding sequence ATGGAGACCGCGTCTGCCGGAACACCGGACCCATCCTTCCTCAAGCGGCGCACCCTGCTGCGCGGCGGCGCCCTGGCGGGCCTGGGCGCGCTCGTGCCCGCCTACACCGTCCTCGCCGCGCCGGACGCACCGGGCGCCGGCACCGGCGGCGCCGAACCGTCGGCGGACGGGCTGATGCTGACGAAGTTCAAGGACCCGCTGCGCATCCCGCCGGTGCTGCGGCCCGTCGCCCGCGGCGGCCACGACGAGCTGACCGTGCGTATGCGCACCGCCGACGTCCGGGTGCACTCGGAGCTGCCCCCGGTACCGATGTGGACGTACGAGGGAAGCCACCCGGGCCCCACCGTCGAGGCGGTCCGCGGCCGCCGGCTGCGGGTCGCCTGGGAGAACCACCTGACGGGCAGCATCCCGGTCACCGCCGTCGACTTCGGCCGGCCCGGCGGCCCCTCACCCGACCCGCTGACCAACTACCCCGGCACCGAGGGCTGCCAGGAGGTCCCCGGCGTGGCCGGCCTCCAGCCGTGGGCCGCGGTGCACCTGCACGGCATGCTGACCGGCGGCGGCAACGACGGCTGGATGGAGAACCTGACGGGCCCCGGCGACGTGCAGCTGTCGGCCTACCCGAACGACCAGCCCGCCACGACGCTCTGGTACCACGACCACACGCACCACGTGAGCCGCTTCAGCGTGTACGCGGGACTCGCCGGACTGTTCGTCTGCCGCGACGAGGAGGAGCGGGCGCTGGGCCTGCCCAGGGGCCGGCACGAGGTGCCGCTGGTCCTCGCCGACCGCAACTTCGCCCTGGACGACTCGGGCGCCCTCACCGGCCGCCTCGTGCACAAGGTGGAGATGGTCGGCACCAAGCTCATGCGCGTCCACGCCGCCCCCTACACCCTGGTCAACGGCGTGATCTGGCCCTATCTGGAGGTCGAGCCGCGCTGGTACCGGTTCCGGATCGTCAACACGGCCAACTCCCGCATCTACCGGCTGATGCTGCTGGCCGACGGCCGGCCCGTCCCCGGCGCCTTCCACGTCATCGGCACCGACCAGGGCCTCATCGACAAGCCGCTGCCGGTCGACGGGGCGCTCAACCTCTCCTCCGGCGAGCGCGCCGACGTCCTGGTCGACTTCAGCGCGTTCCGCGGCCGGTCCCTGAAGCTCGTCAACACGATGGACGGCGTGCCGCCCGGCGCGTCCAGCCCCCGCAACGACCTGCTGGAACCCGACGTCATGCAGTTCCGCGTCGCCGGGCGCGGGTCCGCCGGGCGGTTCACGCCGCCCGCCGTCCTGTCCTCCACCTTCGAGCGGCCCACCCACCACGACCTGCCGCACGACAGCGCCCCGCGGTGGGTGGTGCTGGCCGGGCCGGGATCGGCGAACATGCCCGAGCTGTGGGAGATGGAGGAGGTGCCCGAGAGCGAGGCGGCGGGCCTCACGCTGCCCGCCGCCGGGATCGTCCAGGTCGAGGACGCCGCGGGGAGCGTCACCACGCTGCGCCGGACGGCCATGGGCTACGACGACGGCCGCGCGTTCACCGTGGCGCACGGCGGCACGGAGATCTGGAAGTACCTCAACCTCGCCGCCTCCCCGCACCCCATGCACATCCACCTGGCCCACTTCCACGTGCTGTCCCGCGAGACCTACGACGTGACCGGGTTCGACCGGACGGTCCGCGGCTCGGCCAGGCCCGTCGCGTACCTGGGGGCGGCGGAGCTGGAGCCGCACGAGCGCGGGGTGAAGGACGTCGTCCGGGTGGGCACGGCGGGCCAGATCCGGCCCGGCCCGAACGGCACCCCGGGCGAGCTGGTCACCGTGGCGGTCCGCTTCCCGGTCGTCGGCCGGGGGGTCCACCACTGCCACATGCTGGAGCACGAACAGCACATGACGCGCCCGCTCGTGGTCGCCCCCGCCGGCCCCGGCCACGCGGGCGGCCACGCGGAAGGCCATGCGGAAGGCCACCACTGA